Part of the Arvicanthis niloticus isolate mArvNil1 chromosome 3, mArvNil1.pat.X, whole genome shotgun sequence genome is shown below.
ATGTGACTTACTGCACTCCGAACAATGAAATTTAGATCATGGAGACCTCAGGAATAGCATAAAATCACCAAGTACAAGACTtagtttcctttctcattttgcCACTCATTTGAGTCACACTTCCCTTTGCTTAGGAGAATATTCAATAataatatgttaaaaaataaaccagCAGCCAGGAGTGCTggagtatgcctttaatcccaggaaagaGTTCTGTTCTGAATAGGAAGACTTTTTTACtgcaaaggcagaagcaggtggatatctttgcgtttgaggtcagcctggcctatatagtgagttccaggactgccagagctATGTGagacttttattaaaaaaaaaaaaaaacaaacaaacaaacaaacaaaaaaaaaaaccaaaccaaaaaacaaaaaaacaaaaaataaaaagccaaaagcAAGCTAGCAATCACTCACTGCCAATCCTCTCTCAACTATAACAATGTTCCTATAGGATAAGCCCACACAACCACACAACAGCAATGGACAACTACTtttggtgcaaaaaaaaaaaaaaaacaaaaaacaaacaaacaaaaaaacaaaaccatgcaaatGAGTTTACAGCATTTTTCGGGGAAGGGGCATAGTATAAAATCCTCAAAAGATGGGCCAAGGCTCAAGTTCTCAAAAAAACGGGAAAAGTTCATACACTGAACCTTTTCCTTTTGCTTGCCCAAATAAGTGTTATGCTTATACTAGGGAAATCTGTTAACCAAAAGTTTTCCAGAATATCTTAGAGCAGTGGGTCTTAAGGTTCCTAATGTTGCATGGACCCTTTACTGTTACAGTTCctgatgttgtggtgacctccaaccataacattattttcgttgttatttcataactataagtttgctactgttatgaatcataaagtaTCTGTTTTCCTGTGGTCTTAGGAGACCCTTGTTGAAGGCCTTAGAACCTGCAACAACCATTATTTCTACTTCACACCacctttaaaaagcaaagcaaaacaaaccctaTTATTATAGTCATTTGACAAGTAATCCAAAGGTGAAGTATTCAGTCTGTGATCACTGGGAAACAGGTGCACTCTACCCCTTTTATGTTCTCTGGCAGCtatttctttccctctgtccttccttggCAAAGCAAACAGAAGCCACGTTGTCAGTAAGATTAACCACTTTTATCAGAGAAGACATTTCACATAAAAGGGACCCCTACAGAGTTCAAGAATTAACAACCGTCCGAGGTTAATCCCTGCTAGATAAACTACTCTCTTTATCTCGATTTCTTTactgaaaaaaatttctttcttgcTGTCTCCAAGATTGTTAGTTATTTCACCCCAACCAAAGAACAATTCCATTCGTTCTTCCTATTCAGAACTGAAACTATGTCCTTAAATAGGCCGTCTCTTCAACATCCTGGTTTTCTGATGACAGCCGCTTTCGGTTCTTCCCCCTCCAGTCCTCAGAGGCGCTCGAAGCCTCGGCCACAGTCCTCTCCAGCTCCCGCCAGTCCCCGCGCACACCCCCACCGTCCTTCCCCAACCGCTGCCTAGGCTCTCCGGCGCCCCAGCATCAGCAGCTTTTGCTCACCTCGGCCCCTGACAGGAAAGGGTGCGAGGGCCCAGTGATCGTCAGGTAATTGTCATTTCCTCCGGGAaactgaaaaccaaaagaaagtcGCGAGGATAAGTGAGCCGAACAGGGGCGTGCTGAGACCCCAGCCCTCCCAGCACTCCCAAGCCCCCCTCGCTGCCCTGCATTCCCGCTTCTGCTTCCACTAATCGGCCGCGGACCTTCATAAACCCTCCATACTCAGCGCCTACCTCCATCTTCACAACACCACTACCAGCGTCTCAGCGTCTCCGCGTCCGCATCGCTCCCACCGCCCCTACTAGGTTCCGAACGCGTCACTTCCTCAAGGAGGAGCGTCCTTCTCCCATGATTGGACCGAGTCAGGGACGCAACCAGTCGCGATCCCAGCTGCCCGAAGGATCGCTGTCGCCCCCTGGAGCTTGGTGGAATAATGGCAAGTAGAAGAGCATGGGGCGGCCCTAGAGCCGGCGTCTGGTATTCCGGATCCAGCGAAGATTTCTGGGGAGAGCAATAGAGACGCAGCTTGAGCTAGAAGGGCCTGAGCGGAGGCAAATAAGGAGATCGGTAGATTGAGTGGCTAGAGAGGTCGGAGGTAAGTAGCTGTAGAAATCGGGAGGACCCGGAACACAGACGCCTCGGGACCATGACTTACGCTTATCTCTTCAAGTACATCATCATTGGAGACACAGGTAACCTGCCGACGGACCGCCTCCAGGTTGGGGCGGGAATCCTACCTCCAAAATCggctgggggcggggcggggtgaGCGGAGTTGAGTGGAGGGGGCGGGGCGAGCTCCGGGGGCGGGGCTCTGCCCCTTAGACCCTGTACCCCGCCTGGGAGCCTGCGGCTTCCCGGGTGACGTGCATCTAATGTACACCATTCTTTTTCAGGTGTGGGTAAGTCATGTCTCCTCCTTCAGTTTACGGACAAGCGGTTCCAGCCTGTGCACGACCTCACAATAGGTAAGCTTATCTCCTCGTTCCGGAACAGATAAAAGCTAGCTGACAGAACTGCTAAAGGAGAAAGTTAACAGTCTCAATATTCTAAATAAAAAGTTACTTCTCACTACCTTAGTCTGAAGTCGTGGTATATGAAAAATGGTAAAAGCTGGTAAGTGGAGGGTAAATGACTGAAAGGTAACTTTAGAGGTGGATGTAATATAAATACCAGTTGCCGcacgatttttttttcttcaaatgcaacttgtatatttatagaaaaatccCAAGGAAACATGACCGCTTATTAAACATCTCATCTATAGTTTGTGGTTAACTACCAGCCTCACATGTTTTTCAAAGTAAACATCGACATACGATTTTTTTTAAGGCTGGAAAGGTAAGGACTATTCTAGTtcttcctccacccccaccccctcttcctctccaccttctcttcttttggaGGCAAATTCTGGCTATTTAGTCCAGGAGAGCCCCAGAGTCACTATATGACCCACACTGGGCACGAACTCCCAGAGACCCTCCTGCATTGGCCTCCAagtactgtgattacaggcatgccccaTCACATGGGCTTCCTTAATAAGTTTGTTTTTGTGctgagcctggctttgaactccatgGGTAGCCTGACAATGACTTTGAGTAAGTCTTGATTTTCCTAAATGCTGGATTAGATATGCACCTCGatgctcagcctgtttttttaGTTTCTTACTCGTTGAAATTACAATCTTACtgttctgaaagaaagaaaaattgacagtgaatttccccctcccccccccaaaaaaatctttTGATTATTGTTGAGGTAAAGCTAGATTAGTAATCTTTCTTGGAAATATGAACTTAAATGCTATatgtaaaatactatttttaaaaaagaaaaggtgatgAATTGTCTGTACATGATGcagtggggttttttggtttttggtcttTTTGAAATATTGTCCTTGAAAGAGATGAATTTTGCCTTGAAATAGAAAAATGCCAAAAGCCATATCAGCTCATCAGTTTCCATACTGCTTTGAAAGAGGTTAATGCCAGTGCACTCTGGGAATTACTAGTGGTTGAAGAAATTTTGTCTTTGAAGATCTGTTTCTTAGGCTGCTTCCTTAATTGCAAATGGAACTAGTTTTAGAATTGCAGTTAAGAAGTGCTGCTTCATACATAGAACTAGTCAGCACTCTGAGACACTGTCAAAAAATGCTTTCAGTGGGGTTGGAGAGctgattcagcagttaagagcactgattactcTCCCAAGGACaagtgttcaattcccagcaaccacatttcGGTTCGTAATCATGTCACTCAAGTTCCAGGTGATCctttgctttcttctggcctccacaggtaccagccATGTATATTACACATACTTATATTACTTTCAAACAGTTTAgaagttctttgaaaaaaattgcaGAATTAAATATTACCTAGGAAGATTTCAGTATAAACTAACATTCCTAAGAATTTATTCatctcttttagttttttttgtccTAGAattgttaattttctaaaaattttttctATGAATTGTAGCTTTGCAGTTCATTTTATGGGAACTGGTTGTCACAAAACTTTTCTAtagtggcttctttttcttttctttttctttttctttcttttttcttttttctttttcttttttttttttttttttgacaagagtTTTttggtatagccctggctgtcctagaacttgctttgaaTCGAGTACACATTCTTCAGATATTATTTGCAAATTGTTACAGTGACTGCAGTACCATTTTTCTTAAGGCTAGTAGGAGATGATTTAGATAGAGTCTTCATCATTATAAGgccttaaaaataaatcaactgCTTATGTAATAAATCAAACTTAGTTTATTACCAGAATTTGTAAAACCAGACCTAGGGAAAGAACTAGCTCTGGCATCATGTGTTGTTTTTCCCCTcagatatttaaatgttttatttgtatgtatgtgcttatgtatttgcacatatgcatacaggtgACTGCAGGGGCTAGAGATTGTTGAACACCCTGCAGCaggagttacagggagttgtgagccCTTGGACATGGGTGTTGGCAACCAAACTCTGCTCTGCTCTAagaccaagtgctcttaaccactgagccatctctccagtccacctccacccccaacccctgcaatGGTCTTAATACAGCAAATGTTATCCTGACTATAAAATCAGAACAGTGAGactacttgtatttattttatcttaattagCTTTGTTCCCATATCTGCATCTGGGTATTCTCCTTAGGTCACTATGACTTAGAATCCACTTGTTTCTTTTTGGTGCAAGGGATTAAACTGGGTGAGTTATGTGCTAAGCAATTGTACTATCACTGAGTTATACCTGTAGCtagattgggaggcagaggcaggtggatttctgagtttgaggccagcctcgtctacagagtgagttccaggacagccagggctacacagagaaaccctgtcttgaaaaaaaaaaaaaaaaaaaaaaaaaaaaaaaaaaaaaaaaaaaaaaaaaaaaaaaaaacaaaaaaaccctgtaggTAGAGAGTAACCTCAGGtcaaccttgaacttgctatacaaatgatgatgaccttgaacttgtgatcctagTACTCCTACTGCCTTTGTCTCTTGAGAGCCAGTTAAGGGGTTCTGGGGTTTGCATGTGGatgcgcatgtgtgtgagtgtgcaggtgcccacagagcccAGAAAAGGCTATTGGACCtgtggagttggagttacaggcagttatgaattATCTGATGAGGTGCCAGAGACCCAATTCCAATCCAAGAAGCATATACATGCTTTGTTtttactgctgaaccatctctccagtcctgtgcccaattttatgtggttttggggattgaatccagggcttcttGCATTCTAGACAAGTATTGTATCaagtgagctacatccccagtctgTGGATTTTTAATtctagaaaagaaaccaaaaggaacaCAAATTCAATTGGAGCAATAACCACTATTGGACTGAATGTCAATGAGTGAAGACAAAGGACTCGTTTATTCTAACACTGGGAAAAAGTTTGAGCCTCTAGATTAACTTGTATGTGTTCATTACAGTCATCTTTGTCCTCTCGACCTTCACTGACAGGTGTGGAGTTTGGAGCACGTATGGTCAACATCGATGGAAAACAAATCAAACTGCAAATCTGGGATACGGTAAGAGAGGGCAAAACAATTTAGTACCAGACCAAGACCCAGTTATAACAATAGAAGCTAATGCAGCCATGTGCGGTGCTAGATACctgtaattttaaaactgtagGATGAGGCAAGATGCCCAAGAAAGGTCAAGCCAGGAGGGATTACACACTGAGATACTCAGGTCAAAAACAAAGCATcataccttttttattttaaatgatttgacTCCCAGGAAGGtgaaggcagatggatctctaagaccagcctggtctacaaagtgagttccaggacagcccaggctatacggagaaacccagtcttgaaaaaacaaaacaaaataataataataataataataataataataataataataataataatagactcaACTAAAACAGTAAAAATTGAAAAGCAATCAAAGTTTATGTAGCCAAAAGTGAATATCCTCTTACATAAGGCCCTTTTCTGTGTCACATTCTTGCTATTCTGCCAGAAGAACCCACTGTTAATGATTCGGTGTGTATTCTTTTAGACTTTTGTGCATTGAAATTCCTTAATAATAGGATTctgtcagccaggcagtggtagcacatgtctttaatcccagcactgaggaggcagaggcaggcggatctctgtgtgATATTAGTTGTAGGCCAGACTAGcctataaaatgaatgaataaataaataagtagatataaatggatggatggatggatagatagatagatagtcagacAAATGCAagtaatgttttggttttttttttttaattaaaaaatgtatttattgctTGTGTGTTtgacagtatgtgtgtgtgacctgGTGTGAGTGGAAGTCAGATGACGGCTTTGTGGAGTggttctctttccatcttttcaaGAAAGGGTCCCAAGGACCAAGCTCAGGTTGTCAagtttgcatggcaagtgctttgcTTACTGAGAAGAAGCCAGcataagatttttgttttcattagtaTCAATATGTGTAGAATTGTGACAGAGTAGACATAGCTGTGTTTTTTGTATAGTAGTTTTGATACCTTGGAGACATTTTCTATGAGTAAATACAGATCTGACTCACTTCTTTTAACAACCGCATAGTCACAGGATGTATGTACCATGTATTTATTTAGCCAGCCTCCATTGCATTGATggacattaattttatttctagttttcaacTATTGCACAGCTTCATTAAACAttctaatttattataattttatacaaatGTTTGAGAATTTCCATGGATTATTTGCCCAGATATGAAAATCGAAGGTAAAAGTTacctgtgttttaaattttaatcaatgAAGTACTCTTGAAGTTTGGCATGATATGGTGTAGTTTTGCCTAATCTAGATATATTGCTTTTGTGTGTGATATTTCATGGCCATGCTGCTGGCTTGCtggctttttctctttccttaagtGCTGACATGAGAAATGGTTGGGTCATGAAGAAAGCTTACAGACAGCTGTATGAGCCTGTGGATAGGATCCTTAAGAACCTGCATGGCAAGCCGGGGTGGTGgtgcgcacacctttaatcccagcatttgggaggcagaggcaggggggtttctgagttcaaggccagcctggtctacagagtgagttccaggacagccagggctacacagagaaaccctgtctcgaaaaaccaaaaaaaaaaaaaaaaaaaccaaaaaaaaaaaaaaagaaccacatgGCAAGACTGGTATGGTGATACATGTCATCCCAGTgctcagggctagcctggtctacataaattTCCAAGCCAGTCAAGACAGTGAgaggtttctcaaaaaacaaaaagaaaaaaaaaaataccacccccccccaacaaaaactAAGCCAAAAAAATTCATCACCAACAAAAGgccaacaacaaaaccagtatCTGACTTATAGCTGATATTTCAAACTATATTTCTTGCTCTCACTTGGGAGAAATTTCAAATCTTCATCAAAGTTCCATGTTCAACTTGGTGTGGGGGCTTGCCTACACCTATGTCTTATTTGttgtctattgctgtgagaagacattatgactaagacaactcttataaaagaaacttcGGGGCTTCTTTACAGTTTCGGAGGTTATTCAGTGATCATCCTGGCAAGAAGCAGACAGGTatgacactggagcagtagctgagagctttacatatTGACCCACAGGCCGAAAGGTCAAAGCCTAGTGACACATTCCCTCTATCGAGGccatctttcccaaacagttctactaactggggcccaagcattcaaatatatgagcctgggGTCCCAGTCTCATTCAAATAGCCCAAAGGCCAGTGCCtaaaaggcagagggaggaacaACCTGAATTCAAAGCTGGCCTGAACTACACCATGAGTTAGTTGTAAGCTAGTCAAGGCTATAGAATTtcacaaaatgaaaccaaaacaagAAGACTCCATGTTAGTTATTTGCTGCTTTAGACGTTTTGTAGCTGATCAAGGGCAAGGCTATTTTAGATTGATAGGGACCCATTTAAGTTGAACTAGACAGTCAGTCTTTCCAGCACATTGCCTCCAAAGTGCTCACGAACATGACAGACATGAGAAAGTGGAGTGttccgaggtcctgagttcaattaccagtaaccacatagtggctcacagccgtctgcaatgggatccgatgccttcttctggtgggTTTAAGAGcagctactgtgtactcatatacataaaataaataagtaaatcttaaaaaaaaaagaaaaagaaagaaagaaagaaaaagaaaaaagaagagaaaaagtgaagtgttgtttttaaacaaaaatctccATCTTTGAATTTTACCAATGAAAACCCAGGAGCTAAGGGTGAAAACcagctagctcagagaggcaaagaaagcaCCCAGTTGACCTTCTCCTCTGCCGAGGTCCCAGAAGATTTGCCCCTCTGTCAAAAAACTTTcttcaaactgaatgtccctctTTTCCACTTCCTGTGTGTCTTGCTATCCGTCCCCCTGACTCCCTCTCTATGGTTATTTCTTTATAATCCTATGTTCACTTCTTGTCAACTGTTTAATCCTGTTTACAGTATTCAAGCAGAAAGCCCTTGGATTAAAGGTTCATgttaaggctgagccacaccacaactaaacacagatttttccagtaaataacacaatctcagggttcataTTGTGGTCAAATACCCTGCAGCAGGAGAGATTTGATGTTTCGACGTTTCCTGGTTGTCAGCTGGAAGCCATCCCGTGACTGTCTTTCTGTATGTCATAATCTTCCACCCCAACGTCTTCCCACCCCTACCTCGATTTTTTTGGGACCGGCTCACTGTGTAGCTTGGGTTGGCTAGGCAATAtcctttctgtctcagcctcctaagtactggggtACCAGTGTGTGCCAGCTCACCCTATAAGGAAGACTGAGGAAGATTTTAGAATAgagcagaagagaacaaaaagtaagaaatgaaagcaaatcaGAACCAAGGAAGATCTGGGGTGTACTATGACAGAGCAAATAGAGCTCTACAGAGTTCTTAGTGGACAAAGGTGCTTTTCAAATCTTCAGCATGTTTCTAGAATTACCAGAATTACTAAATTCTGGTAAATTCTTGTAATTCTGGTAATTTCCAGAATTTCTAGTAATTGTAGAACTATCAGAATTCTAACAGGCTAAGGAATTGTATAATGCCTACAGAGGTGTGCatggggaggaagtcactgtaAGTTACTCACATTTATACCCCAGTTTAGTTTGAAATGCTTCTGTGCATGAAGCACTATGGCCCTGCATTTACATTTCAGCTCTGCTGTGTGCTTCTTGGTCAGTTATTGAACTTGACccttttaagcatttttttcctacatttttgAAGGAGAATAATATCAGTCTACGTTAGGGATACTAGAAGagttaaatgagataatatatgTGATTGTCTCTTACAGTTCATGATATACTGCTAgggaaaaaatagtttaaaatgttattatagaggctggagagatggctcagtgcttaagagcacttgttgttcttatagaggacctgagtttgatccccagtacccatatggtggcttatCCATCCAtttcttcagttccaggggatccagtgccatcTTCTGAGCACCAAAGGTACCAGACATACACATGCTATACATcaagcatgcaggcaaaacaagcATTGTAATGTCACTGTAGTGTCAGCACTATTACCAGTTGGTGGTATGTTATAAAAACCCATTCATGTTCCATGTCTCTATTATAGTTTTCCTGGCTATAGAATAAGGATGACTTTCATTTCCTGAGTTTTCTGAGGAGAAATTATTCCAGAAATATGAAAACTTTTCTAACAGGATGATTGAACACACATAATATTTTTTGGGTgactttctggtttgttttttgagacagggtcttgctctgtagcccagactggcctcaaacttggggtTCTATGGCTTCAATGTCCTGAGTACCAGGATATTAGTGTTAGAAGCTGGCACCAGCACACCAGgttgtgtctgtttatgtgtgtgtgtatgtgcatgtgtgtgtgaggtgcCCACACAGGCCACAAAAGTGCACTGGATCCCatgaaactggaattataggcatttgtgagctgcccagtgtagGTACTGGGGTTTGAACTTTCATCCTCTGATAgatcagtgtcttagttagggttttactgctgtgaacagacaccatgaccaaggcatctcttgtaaggataacatttaattggggctggcttacaggttcagaggttcagtccattatcatcaaagcaggagcatagcagcatccaagcaggcatggtgcaggtggagctgagagtcctacatcttcatctgaaggctgctatctGAATGCtagctttcaggcagctaggatgagggtcttaaagcccatgcccatagtgacacacctactccaacagggccacaccttgtaatagtgccactccctgcgccctgcatatacaaaccatcacaagcagtaagcactcttgatacctgagccatctcagcaacctagtgtttttatttaaatgacaTCTGCTGCGGTccctttaaacaaaattaaaagaaaggaaCTGTTATGTTAAGAAACTATTATGTTAAGAAAAGTAGGGgctggcctggcagtggtggcgcaagcctttaatcccagcacttgggaggcagaggcaggtggatttctgagttcgaggccagcctcgtctacagagtgagttccaggacagccagggctacacagagaaaccctgtctttaaaaaaaaaaaaaaaaaaaaaaaaaaaaaaagaaaagaaaagaaaaaaaagaaagaaaagaaaaaaaagaaaagtaggggctggagagatgcctcagaagttaagagcactgactgctatttcaaaggtcctgagttcaattcccagcaaccacatggtggcccacaaccatctgtaatgggatctgatgccctcttctggtgtgtctgaagacagctatggtgtacttgtataaataaaatgactaaataaatcttagaaaagaaaagaaaaagaaaaagtatctaGTGCATGGGGGGAGTTAATTGCTCAGTTATACATAAAGCAATATTTTGGTCCTGTCAGAAATAAGATTatgaacacatttcttttttcttttctttttcttcttcttcttcttcttcttcttcttcttcttcttcttcttcttcttcttcttcttttttttttttttttttttttttttttgagacaaggttctctgtgtagtcctggctgtcttggaactcactctgtagaccaacctggcctcaaactcacagagatgtgcctgcctctgccttctgagtgctgggattaaagctgtgtactaCCACCACCTGACCTGGCTGAACAAGATTCTTTTAAGGAGAACTATTCTAGGTGTTGGACATCATTTCCTCTTCCTTATTTTTACTTCCCACCACAGGATCTCAGCAAGGAATGTCCAGATATTTTTGctgttatcagagaaatgcaggGGTTACTCAGCATAAGATTCACTTGCTTATATCTGTTTTTCTACATTGTTACATTGGAATGAGCCTTCCATTGGATAGGGTATTGGCATTCTAAAATTTTTTACAGATAAATAAGAATAGGAAAAGTAATGTCTATTCGATGACATATTTGGGGTTGAGTTTCCAGCCCTGTTCCCAGTTTTAGGGGTATTGGGAAATGTGTATAAAGGTTGTTGGTATCATGCTATTGCCATTGGGTGTCTGGACCTCAGGATAATGAAGATCTAACAGTTTGATGCACAATCTCTTAAGAAGTAGTAAGTGACCCACCTGAGATCTCAGTCTTGTTCGTACCGAACAATAGTCTACCTGGGCTCCTCCCTGTTCAGGCACCTTTCTTTtccgatgatgatgatgatgatgatgatgatgatgatgatttttaaCCTAGCGCAAGTTCTTTCTTTAGTTAAATCTTTGTTTTAGGGTGGCATGTGAGTAAGTCTCTTCTCTGGAAATAACCTAGttttcctgggatttttttttgttgttgttgttgttgttgccatgTTGATGGTAAAGGCTGGGCAGGAGTCCTTCCGTTCTATCACCCGTTCCTACTACAGGGGAGCAGCTGGAGCCCTGCTGGTGTATGACATCACGAGGTGAGCTGGCTGGAATGTGGGAGGGTTCTTGCCTGACTTCCCTGAAGCTGTCCTCTGCCTATGGCCTCTGCCAAGGACATAGAGTATtgcagctgattttttttttttttgcatatgtaaCCAACCTTTCTCATGCTTTTGGAGCAACTTTGGCTTTTTAAAACAGGCTTCTGACCAGCATTCTAAATTGTTCTGCTGCAGACGTGAAACCTTCAACCACCTGACGTCATGGTTAGAGGATGCCCGGCAGCACTCCAGCTCCAACATGGTTATAATGTTGATCGGGAATAAGAGGTGAGCTCTGTCTTTATAAATACTCAGTACCAGGATGCACTGGACtagccaggctagcctagaacatgctgccatcttcctgcctctgtctctcaaaggCTGGGTCT
Proteins encoded:
- the Rab2b gene encoding ras-related protein Rab-2B — protein: MTYAYLFKYIIIGDTGVGKSCLLLQFTDKRFQPVHDLTIGVEFGARMVNIDGKQIKLQIWDTAGQESFRSITRSYYRGAAGALLVYDITRRETFNHLTSWLEDARQHSSSNMVIMLIGNKSDLESRRDVKREEGEAFAREHGLIFMETSAKTACNVEEAYINTAKEIYRKIQQGLFDVHNEANGIKIGPQQSITSAVGPCSSQQNSSDIGPDSGCC